One Natrinema longum genomic window carries:
- a CDS encoding NAD(P)H-binding protein, producing the protein MRVLVTGATGFVGGRLVTDLHTETAHDVTVLVRDADSYEAPDDVTVVEGDVLEPGSFEDGLADVDVAYYLIHAMGASGDFAERDRRGARNFERAASDAGLERVIYLSGLGSDGDSLSSHLASRREVESILREGTADVTVLRAAIIIGDGSASFRLVRQLATRLPVMITPQWVDTDCQPIAIDDVVTYCLAVLERPETAGETYEIGGPDVITYREMLLETGEIITGRRPLILPVPVLSPRLSAHWVGLVTDVPNRLAYPLIDGVRNRVVVTDDRLQRLVDIEPTPFDVAVRRALGLEADSESDRAEPATPSDRGGE; encoded by the coding sequence ATGCGCGTACTCGTAACGGGAGCAACGGGATTCGTGGGGGGTCGACTCGTGACGGACCTCCACACGGAGACGGCCCACGACGTGACGGTCCTCGTCAGAGACGCCGACAGCTACGAGGCACCGGACGACGTCACCGTCGTCGAAGGGGACGTCCTCGAGCCGGGGAGCTTCGAGGACGGACTGGCGGACGTCGACGTCGCTTACTATCTGATCCACGCGATGGGCGCAAGCGGGGACTTCGCCGAGCGGGATCGGCGGGGGGCGCGGAACTTCGAACGGGCCGCGAGCGACGCGGGCCTCGAGCGGGTGATCTATCTGAGCGGGCTCGGCAGCGATGGCGACTCCCTCTCGAGTCATCTCGCCTCCCGCCGGGAGGTCGAATCGATACTCCGGGAGGGAACCGCCGACGTGACCGTCCTCAGAGCCGCGATCATCATCGGCGACGGCAGCGCGAGCTTTCGGTTGGTGCGCCAGCTCGCGACGCGGCTTCCGGTGATGATAACGCCACAGTGGGTCGACACCGACTGCCAGCCGATCGCGATCGACGACGTAGTCACGTACTGTCTGGCGGTCCTCGAGCGGCCGGAGACGGCCGGCGAGACCTACGAGATCGGTGGGCCCGACGTCATTACGTACCGGGAGATGTTGCTCGAGACCGGCGAGATCATCACCGGCCGTCGACCGCTCATCCTCCCCGTCCCGGTCCTGAGCCCGCGGCTTTCGGCACACTGGGTCGGACTCGTCACCGACGTCCCGAACCGGCTCGCCTATCCGCTGATCGACGGGGTCCGCAATCGCGTCGTCGTCACGGACGATCGACTCCAGCGCCTCGTCGATATCGAGCCGACGCCGTTCGACGTGGCGGTCCGGCGAGCCCTCGGTCTCGAGGCCGACTCCGAGTCCGATCGTGCCGAACCGGCGACGCCGTCGGACCGAGGCGGCGAATGA
- a CDS encoding DUF7530 family protein translates to MTQSPEYGETWVYESLLGTVPGLNVSGRTAIGVQFLGFEGAILAVAAVYDLWAAVVPGTVAVVVATVGSWLMLRFSRGVRDLPTPDGYRKLLFGSSIDVVLGVLAFVTLVTYLFVIDPRGSDPGQSLLMELFGAEPPALAVGLALLVLWDVVYRIGTCWWASVVGLWRSIVYQFDPGPTRQYRRIDAINIGFAAVQLLLVPLVIDHAALLVALGGHAAAVLVVATLSIGVQGRRVKTSEVVDRR, encoded by the coding sequence ATGACCCAGTCGCCGGAGTACGGCGAAACGTGGGTCTACGAGAGTCTCCTCGGGACGGTCCCGGGACTGAACGTTTCGGGACGGACGGCGATCGGCGTCCAGTTCCTCGGTTTCGAGGGCGCGATCCTCGCCGTCGCAGCCGTCTACGACCTCTGGGCTGCGGTCGTCCCCGGAACGGTCGCCGTCGTGGTCGCGACGGTCGGAAGCTGGCTCATGCTCCGGTTCAGCCGGGGCGTTCGCGACCTCCCGACGCCCGACGGCTATCGGAAGTTGCTCTTCGGCTCGAGTATCGACGTCGTCCTCGGCGTGCTGGCGTTCGTGACGCTCGTCACCTACCTGTTCGTGATCGATCCGCGGGGAAGCGACCCCGGACAGTCACTGCTGATGGAACTGTTCGGAGCCGAGCCCCCGGCACTCGCGGTCGGACTCGCGTTGCTCGTGCTCTGGGACGTCGTCTATCGGATCGGAACCTGCTGGTGGGCGAGCGTCGTCGGACTGTGGCGGTCGATCGTCTACCAGTTCGATCCGGGACCGACGCGACAGTACCGGCGTATCGACGCGATAAACATCGGCTTCGCGGCAGTACAGCTCCTCCTGGTACCGTTAGTGATCGATCACGCCGCGTTGCTCGTCGCACTCGGGGGCCACGCCGCCGCGGTTCTGGTCGTTGCGACGCTCTCGATCGGGGTTCAGGGACGACGAGTGAAAACGTCAGAAGTCGTCGATCGCCGTTAA
- a CDS encoding DUF5786 family protein: MSMGAYDEDEHERREKQASRVDADFDDERTIYHGEVEYDSGDSAEELLDKFEQIKSN; this comes from the coding sequence ATGTCAATGGGTGCCTATGACGAAGACGAACACGAGCGCCGCGAAAAACAGGCCTCGAGGGTTGACGCCGACTTCGACGACGAGCGGACGATCTACCACGGCGAAGTCGAGTACGATTCGGGCGATTCTGCGGAGGAACTTCTCGACAAATTCGAGCAGATCAAGTCGAATTAA
- a CDS encoding DUF5784 family protein, translated as MARPLRFRYSPQSWSDGRVRHDILQPLQSNIGAQAVTPWFKIGGDWEAHRFEMQNGDIALFARTDSDAYWMGNTETPSALWKTDKFGWQTVPHHVSRWAKRELMATLHEEDPWLADYPHLSWFFLPVFMSKDGRESTRAFFREHAAGFPDAGRRETTRFFEEFLATGVLDDYRHVMSGKLGTSDHVDRVRMSAAMAEFIAAKILTDAGYDVVPEIEVTTGHSLDFRAETGSTNALVEVTRPQPPGNRAASGPVAAVRDTAETKTNGQLAEHGGGAVLFVDCSSFRDDSWAAVRGEQPDVRHRPAVVYRTRPNGHVEGYRKGRVPLELADAMTFLD; from the coding sequence GTGGCACGGCCGCTTCGCTTTCGGTACTCGCCCCAGTCCTGGAGCGACGGGCGAGTACGACACGATATTCTCCAGCCGCTTCAGTCTAATATCGGTGCCCAAGCCGTCACACCGTGGTTCAAGATCGGCGGCGACTGGGAGGCCCATCGCTTCGAGATGCAAAACGGCGATATTGCCCTCTTTGCGCGCACCGACTCGGACGCCTACTGGATGGGCAACACCGAAACGCCGTCCGCACTGTGGAAGACCGACAAGTTCGGGTGGCAAACGGTCCCCCACCACGTCTCGCGGTGGGCCAAACGGGAACTGATGGCGACGCTCCACGAGGAAGACCCCTGGCTCGCCGATTATCCACATCTCTCGTGGTTCTTCCTGCCCGTGTTCATGTCGAAAGACGGGCGGGAGTCGACCCGGGCGTTCTTCCGCGAGCACGCCGCCGGCTTTCCCGACGCCGGTCGCCGGGAAACGACCCGTTTCTTCGAGGAGTTCCTGGCGACCGGCGTTTTAGACGACTACCGCCACGTTATGTCGGGCAAACTCGGGACCAGCGATCACGTCGACCGCGTCCGAATGAGCGCCGCGATGGCCGAGTTCATCGCCGCGAAGATCCTCACGGACGCGGGCTACGACGTCGTCCCGGAGATCGAAGTGACCACCGGTCACTCGCTGGACTTCCGGGCCGAAACCGGGAGTACCAACGCTCTCGTCGAAGTCACGCGGCCACAACCTCCGGGAAATCGCGCCGCGTCCGGCCCCGTCGCCGCCGTCCGCGACACCGCCGAGACCAAGACCAACGGCCAACTGGCCGAACACGGCGGCGGTGCCGTCCTGTTCGTCGACTGTTCGAGTTTCCGAGACGACTCCTGGGCGGCCGTCCGCGGCGAACAACCCGACGTGCGCCACCGCCCCGCCGTCGTCTATCGCACCCGACCGAACGGCCACGTCGAGGGCTACCGGAAGGGACGAGTCCCACTCGAGTTGGCCGATGCGATGACGTTTCTGGACTGA
- a CDS encoding zinc-dependent alcohol dehydrogenase family protein, protein MRAAVLEEHGEPLSIDDVDAPEPTPNGAVVDVEACGVCRSDWHGWQGDWGWLGLETQPGQILGHEPAGRVVAVGEEVEGIAEGDHVAVPFNLGDGVCPQCRRGHSNTCENVMPLGFIEEVQGAFAEQLHVPVADHNLVKLPDGVSSVDMAGLGCRFMTSFHALAHRADVGAGDWVAIHGCGGVGLSAVHIADALGGNVVAVDLKDEKLEKAEELGAVETVNAEEIDDVPGEVQAITNGGAGIAMDALGIETTSQNSVLSLGTRGQHIQVGLTTQDEQGMVHLPTDAMVMQEIEFIGSLGMPPTRYDEIFRMVATGKLEPEAVVSETIGLEDVSDKLEAMTDFETVGIPVIDTFN, encoded by the coding sequence ATGCGCGCAGCAGTTCTCGAGGAACACGGCGAACCGCTCTCGATCGACGATGTCGACGCACCCGAGCCGACACCGAACGGTGCGGTCGTCGACGTCGAAGCCTGTGGCGTCTGCCGGAGCGACTGGCACGGCTGGCAGGGCGACTGGGGGTGGCTCGGTCTGGAGACCCAGCCGGGTCAGATTCTCGGCCACGAGCCCGCCGGACGCGTCGTCGCCGTCGGTGAGGAAGTAGAAGGGATTGCCGAGGGCGATCACGTCGCAGTACCGTTCAACCTCGGCGACGGGGTCTGCCCGCAGTGCCGGCGGGGCCACTCGAACACCTGCGAGAACGTGATGCCGCTGGGATTCATCGAGGAGGTACAGGGTGCCTTCGCCGAGCAACTCCACGTCCCCGTCGCCGATCACAACCTCGTGAAACTCCCCGACGGCGTCTCGTCGGTCGACATGGCCGGACTCGGCTGTCGCTTCATGACGTCGTTTCACGCGCTGGCCCATCGCGCTGACGTCGGTGCTGGCGACTGGGTGGCGATCCACGGCTGCGGGGGCGTCGGCCTCTCGGCGGTCCACATCGCCGACGCGCTGGGAGGCAACGTCGTCGCGGTCGATCTGAAAGACGAAAAACTCGAGAAGGCCGAAGAGCTCGGTGCCGTCGAGACGGTCAACGCCGAGGAGATCGACGACGTTCCCGGCGAGGTCCAGGCGATCACGAACGGTGGGGCCGGCATCGCGATGGACGCGCTCGGGATCGAAACCACCAGTCAGAACTCCGTGCTGAGCCTCGGCACCCGCGGCCAGCACATCCAGGTCGGGCTCACGACCCAGGACGAACAGGGGATGGTCCACCTGCCGACCGACGCGATGGTCATGCAAGAGATCGAGTTCATCGGCTCGCTGGGAATGCCCCCGACCCGCTACGACGAGATCTTCCGCATGGTCGCGACCGGCAAACTCGAGCCCGAAGCCGTCGTCTCGGAGACGATCGGCCTCGAGGACGTCAGCGACAAACTCGAGGCGATGACCGACTTCGAGACGGTCGGCATTCCGGTCATCGACACGTTCAACTGA
- a CDS encoding DUF5789 family protein — translation MLLNGTGDVIDDYEYPATTEELIDDHGDRTLELPNGSETVGDVLARLESETFETAEDARFAVYSAVSDKAIGRVGYSDRDPTPVGSPYSPDAVSF, via the coding sequence ATGCTGCTCAACGGCACCGGCGACGTCATCGACGACTACGAGTACCCCGCCACGACCGAGGAACTGATCGACGACCACGGGGACCGTACCCTCGAACTCCCCAACGGGTCCGAGACGGTCGGCGATGTACTCGCCCGCCTCGAGTCCGAAACCTTCGAAACCGCAGAAGACGCACGCTTTGCCGTCTACTCCGCCGTCAGCGACAAGGCCATCGGCCGCGTCGGCTACAGCGACCGCGACCCGACCCCGGTCGGCAGTCCCTACTCGCCCGACGCGGTTTCCTTCTAG
- a CDS encoding PHP domain-containing protein, with translation MPYADLHVHTTRSDGSLELEAVPEAARRDGVAVVAVTDHDRLQPFDGPVVEREGLTIIHGLELRVEIDSDEASGGRGADGSQRIDLLGYGVEPSAELESILEGIQANRIERGRAIVDCVESRLGIDLDVSIDAGFGRPHIARAIDAHPEAEYDYQGAFDHLIGSGCPCYVPREVPSFERGRAALAESCRLVSLAHPLRYPDPERALAAAAELDAVELQYPYERDVDRAPVERAIERHGLLATGGSDAHEDQLGIEGLSRRDYERLELA, from the coding sequence ATGCCTTATGCGGACTTGCACGTCCATACGACGCGGTCGGACGGGAGCCTCGAACTCGAGGCGGTGCCCGAGGCCGCACGTCGCGACGGCGTCGCGGTCGTCGCAGTGACGGATCACGACCGGCTACAGCCCTTCGACGGTCCGGTCGTCGAGCGCGAGGGGCTGACCATCATCCACGGGCTCGAGCTCCGCGTCGAGATCGACAGCGACGAGGCGAGCGGTGGGCGGGGAGCCGACGGCAGCCAGCGGATCGATCTGTTGGGCTACGGGGTCGAGCCGAGCGCGGAACTCGAGTCGATTCTCGAGGGGATTCAGGCGAACCGCATCGAGCGCGGCCGGGCGATCGTCGACTGCGTCGAATCGCGGCTCGGGATCGATCTCGACGTGTCGATCGATGCCGGGTTCGGGCGTCCCCACATCGCGCGAGCGATCGACGCGCACCCCGAAGCTGAGTACGACTATCAGGGCGCGTTCGACCACCTCATCGGCTCCGGCTGCCCGTGTTACGTGCCACGGGAGGTGCCGTCGTTCGAGCGCGGACGGGCGGCCCTCGCCGAGTCGTGTCGGCTCGTCTCCCTGGCCCATCCGCTCCGCTATCCCGATCCCGAACGCGCGCTCGCGGCGGCGGCCGAACTCGACGCGGTGGAACTCCAGTACCCCTACGAACGCGACGTCGACCGGGCCCCCGTCGAACGCGCGATCGAACGCCACGGCCTGCTCGCGACCGGCGGCAGCGACGCTCACGAGGACCAGCTCGGGATCGAAGGGCTCTCCCGGAGGGACTACGAACGCCTCGAGTTGGCCTGA
- a CDS encoding DUF6757 family protein, translating into MNCHYCDREAAFAAESDGLKVGLCEEHFRERLQELAEADGLESLKEKVDVDRAE; encoded by the coding sequence ATGAACTGCCACTATTGTGACCGCGAGGCCGCCTTCGCGGCGGAGTCCGACGGGCTCAAAGTTGGCCTCTGCGAGGAGCACTTCCGCGAGCGCCTCCAGGAGCTCGCCGAAGCCGACGGGCTCGAGAGCCTGAAGGAGAAAGTCGACGTGGACCGCGCCGAATAA
- a CDS encoding 4Fe-4S dicluster domain-containing protein, with the protein MAIDPQFHENREQVDEHEGHSVWGPVDEPEELGIHGTHVAVDFDLCIADGACLEDCPVDVFEWVDTPDHPESERKADPANEAQCIDCMLCVDVCPVDAIDVDAGRTA; encoded by the coding sequence ATGGCCATAGACCCACAGTTCCACGAGAACCGCGAACAGGTCGACGAACACGAGGGCCACTCGGTCTGGGGGCCGGTCGACGAACCCGAAGAGCTCGGGATCCACGGCACGCACGTCGCCGTCGACTTCGACCTCTGTATCGCGGACGGTGCCTGCCTCGAGGACTGCCCGGTCGACGTCTTCGAGTGGGTCGACACGCCGGACCACCCCGAAAGCGAACGGAAAGCCGATCCCGCGAACGAGGCCCAGTGTATCGATTGTATGCTCTGTGTCGACGTCTGTCCGGTCGACGCCATCGACGTCGACGCCGGCAGAACGGCATAA
- a CDS encoding succinic semialdehyde dehydrogenase yields the protein MSFETESRPRAFAETNLSAGRLETLADRVETDGTDTIDVRAPATDTRIGSIPDCTEADVERAIDRARTAQPSWADTPVDERGEILDRFGDLVLAHREELLDLLQLETGKSRRHAVEEVVDVAVTSSYYAEHGAVALAEERRQGVFPLATTARVTYEPVGVVGAISPWNYPLTLSVTDLLPALVAGNAAVLKPDDKTPYTALALAELLERAGLPDGCVEVVTGQGPVVGPALIDRVDYVSFTGSTETGRLVAEQAGRNLIDCSLELGGKNPLVVLDDADVETAARGAVQACFTNAGQLCLAAERIYVAESIRDAFLDAFVAATERLSLGTGFDFEADVGSLIDGDQLERVETHVDDARERGASVRTGGTHRPDVGPFYYEPTILTDLDPDATAACEETFGPVVAVESVPDVGTAIERANDSEYGLNASVWTGNRERGVAVAREIDCGTVCVNDAYISGWAAVDAPMGGFGDSGLGRRHGPEGIERYLESRTVATSRIGPLDAPPGVPTSWYARGMFTLTRLQRRLPTVSDIKGRLR from the coding sequence ATGTCATTCGAGACGGAATCGCGACCGAGGGCGTTCGCCGAGACGAACCTCTCCGCTGGACGCCTCGAGACGCTTGCCGACCGCGTCGAGACCGACGGCACCGACACGATCGACGTTCGAGCGCCGGCGACCGATACCAGGATCGGATCGATTCCCGACTGCACCGAAGCCGACGTGGAGCGGGCCATCGACCGTGCCCGAACGGCTCAGCCGTCGTGGGCCGACACGCCGGTCGACGAGCGCGGCGAAATCCTCGATCGGTTCGGCGACCTCGTGCTCGCACACCGCGAGGAACTGCTCGACCTCCTGCAACTCGAGACGGGGAAATCACGCCGCCACGCCGTCGAGGAAGTCGTCGACGTCGCGGTGACGAGTTCGTACTACGCCGAACACGGCGCTGTGGCGCTCGCCGAGGAGCGGCGACAGGGCGTGTTCCCGCTGGCGACGACCGCCCGCGTGACGTACGAGCCCGTCGGTGTCGTGGGCGCGATCTCGCCGTGGAACTACCCGCTCACGCTCTCGGTGACCGACCTCCTCCCGGCGCTGGTCGCCGGCAACGCCGCCGTGCTCAAACCCGACGACAAGACGCCCTACACCGCACTCGCGCTCGCGGAGTTGCTCGAGCGCGCCGGCCTTCCCGACGGCTGCGTCGAGGTCGTCACCGGTCAGGGACCGGTCGTCGGCCCGGCGCTGATCGATCGGGTCGACTACGTCTCGTTTACCGGGAGCACCGAGACGGGCAGACTCGTCGCCGAACAGGCTGGTCGAAACCTGATCGATTGCTCCCTCGAACTCGGCGGGAAGAACCCGCTGGTGGTCCTCGACGACGCCGACGTCGAAACGGCCGCCCGCGGTGCCGTCCAGGCTTGTTTCACGAACGCCGGCCAGTTGTGTCTCGCCGCCGAACGAATCTACGTCGCCGAGTCGATACGCGACGCGTTCCTCGACGCGTTCGTCGCGGCGACGGAGCGGCTTTCGCTGGGCACCGGCTTCGATTTCGAGGCCGACGTCGGGTCGCTGATCGACGGCGATCAACTCGAGCGCGTCGAGACCCACGTCGACGACGCGCGAGAACGGGGCGCGTCGGTACGGACGGGCGGTACCCACCGGCCGGACGTCGGGCCGTTCTATTACGAGCCGACGATCCTGACGGACCTCGACCCGGATGCGACGGCCGCCTGCGAGGAGACGTTCGGTCCGGTCGTCGCCGTCGAATCGGTTCCCGACGTCGGGACGGCGATCGAGCGGGCGAACGACTCCGAGTACGGCCTGAACGCGAGCGTCTGGACGGGCAACCGGGAGCGCGGCGTCGCCGTCGCACGCGAAATCGACTGTGGGACCGTCTGCGTCAACGACGCGTACATCTCCGGCTGGGCGGCCGTCGATGCGCCGATGGGCGGGTTCGGCGACTCCGGACTCGGCCGCCGACACGGTCCGGAGGGTATCGAGCGCTATCTCGAGTCCCGGACGGTCGCGACCTCCCGAATCGGACCGCTCGACGCCCCGCCGGGCGTACCGACGTCGTGGTACGCCCGCGGGATGTTCACGCTGACGCGGCTCCAGCGGCGGCTGCCGACGGTCTCGGACATCAAGGGCCGACTTCGATAG
- the hemB gene encoding porphobilinogen synthase — translation MDLTHRPRRLRQDRVRGLVSETSLEPADLIAPVFVDATTDERTPIESMPGHDRVPIDEAVARVEEILETGVEAVMLFGIPESKDSEGTRAWAEDGVVQEALRRISAETDAYVITDVCLCEYTDHGHCGPLEEELRGEDRIAADGPACEPTTTVDNDATLAALEKISTSHARAGADMVAPSGMMDGMVGVIRSALDDAGFEHVPIMSYAAKYESAFYGPFRDAADGAPSFGNRRHYQMDPANSREAMREVRLDAEQGADVMMVKPALAYLDVISNVRREFDHPVAAYNVSGEYAMLHAAAEKGWLELADVALESLLSIKRAGADLIVTYFAEDVAQRL, via the coding sequence ATGGATCTCACCCACCGGCCCCGACGGCTTCGACAGGACCGGGTTCGCGGCCTCGTCAGCGAGACGAGCCTCGAGCCAGCCGATCTCATCGCACCGGTGTTCGTCGACGCCACGACCGACGAGCGCACGCCGATCGAGTCGATGCCCGGTCACGATCGAGTGCCGATCGACGAAGCGGTCGCCCGCGTCGAGGAGATCCTCGAGACGGGCGTCGAGGCGGTCATGCTCTTCGGAATTCCGGAATCGAAAGATTCCGAAGGCACCCGCGCCTGGGCCGAAGACGGCGTCGTTCAGGAGGCACTCCGCCGGATCAGCGCCGAGACCGACGCCTACGTCATCACGGACGTCTGCCTCTGTGAGTACACCGACCACGGCCACTGCGGCCCGCTCGAGGAAGAACTGCGCGGCGAGGACAGGATCGCTGCGGACGGGCCAGCCTGCGAGCCGACGACGACCGTCGACAACGACGCGACGCTCGCGGCACTCGAGAAGATCAGTACCTCGCACGCTCGTGCGGGTGCGGACATGGTCGCGCCGAGCGGGATGATGGACGGCATGGTCGGAGTCATCCGATCGGCGCTGGACGACGCGGGCTTCGAACACGTGCCGATCATGAGCTACGCGGCGAAATACGAGAGCGCGTTCTACGGCCCCTTCCGGGACGCCGCCGACGGCGCGCCCTCGTTCGGTAACCGCCGGCACTACCAGATGGATCCCGCGAATTCGCGAGAGGCCATGCGCGAGGTTCGTCTCGACGCCGAACAGGGCGCGGACGTGATGATGGTCAAACCCGCCCTGGCGTATCTCGACGTCATCAGCAACGTCCGCCGAGAGTTCGATCATCCCGTCGCCGCCTACAACGTCTCCGGAGAGTACGCGATGCTCCACGCCGCCGCCGAGAAGGGGTGGCTGGAGTTAGCCGACGTCGCCCTCGAGTCGCTGCTGTCGATCAAGCGAGCAGGTGCGGATCTCATCGTGACGTACTTCGCCGAAGACGTTGCACAGCGGCTGTAG
- a CDS encoding ammonium transporter codes for MDPTLLQADTEMMIEAINNTWILVVTFLIFFMHAGFAMLEAGQVRSKNVANQLTKNLLTWSVGVTVFFLIGIGIEGVVAGGGFEPAFMGDPSSWIGWLYGAVFAMTAATIVSGAVAGRAKLRAYVTYTFLLAAVIYPVVTGLTWAGGLLSYNGVLFDDFAGGMIVHGMGGIAGLTAAWMLGPRLDRYNEDGSANVIPGHSLTFAVLGTLILAFGWYGFNVGTSAIFSDGAFVGDQLGRVAMTTTVAMACGAMGAGLVAWLKTGKVDTLYVANGLLAGLVGITAIPHASTWWGAFLVGGLAGAQLPIVFGLVENYLKIDDVCAVFPVHGSAGVLGTLLLPIVASPEYMSGVSGTRVDVFVAQVIGVVVIAAWTIGATAVVWGALKAIGQARVTPEHERDGLDVSEHGVDTYPEFGKPDVATDGGSTDEIIRTDGGKPNDGEIKMVTAIVRPDRLGAIKQSLAEAGAPSLTVTNVSGRGSQPAKKGQWRGEEYTVDLHQKVKIECVVADIPAQEVVDAIREGAETGEPGDGKIFVMPVEGATQIRTGKTGPDAV; via the coding sequence ATGGACCCGACGCTCCTGCAGGCCGACACCGAGATGATGATCGAGGCGATCAACAACACGTGGATCCTGGTCGTCACGTTCCTCATCTTCTTCATGCACGCCGGCTTCGCCATGCTCGAGGCGGGGCAGGTACGCTCGAAGAACGTGGCGAACCAGTTGACGAAGAACCTGTTGACCTGGAGCGTCGGCGTGACGGTGTTCTTCCTCATCGGCATCGGCATCGAGGGAGTCGTCGCCGGCGGTGGGTTCGAACCGGCGTTTATGGGTGACCCGAGCAGCTGGATCGGCTGGTTGTACGGCGCGGTCTTCGCCATGACGGCGGCGACCATCGTTTCGGGAGCCGTTGCCGGCCGCGCGAAGCTTCGCGCGTACGTCACCTACACGTTCCTGCTGGCTGCGGTCATCTACCCGGTCGTCACCGGACTCACCTGGGCAGGTGGACTCCTCTCGTACAACGGCGTCCTGTTCGATGACTTCGCCGGCGGGATGATCGTCCACGGCATGGGCGGCATCGCCGGACTCACTGCCGCCTGGATGCTCGGACCGCGCCTCGACCGCTACAACGAGGACGGGTCCGCGAACGTCATCCCCGGTCACTCGCTGACGTTTGCCGTCCTCGGAACGCTCATTCTGGCGTTTGGCTGGTACGGCTTCAACGTCGGTACCTCGGCGATCTTCAGTGACGGTGCGTTCGTCGGCGATCAGCTCGGTCGCGTCGCCATGACCACGACGGTCGCGATGGCCTGCGGTGCGATGGGCGCTGGGCTCGTCGCGTGGCTCAAGACCGGGAAAGTCGACACGCTGTACGTCGCGAACGGCCTGCTGGCCGGCCTCGTCGGTATCACCGCGATTCCGCACGCATCCACCTGGTGGGGCGCGTTCCTCGTCGGCGGCCTCGCCGGTGCACAGCTCCCGATCGTCTTCGGGCTCGTCGAGAACTACCTGAAGATCGACGACGTCTGTGCGGTTTTCCCCGTCCACGGGTCGGCCGGGGTCCTCGGGACGCTACTGCTCCCGATCGTGGCCTCGCCCGAATACATGAGCGGGGTTAGCGGAACTCGCGTGGACGTGTTCGTCGCTCAGGTCATCGGCGTCGTCGTCATCGCCGCCTGGACGATCGGTGCGACCGCCGTCGTCTGGGGAGCGCTCAAGGCGATCGGACAGGCCCGCGTCACGCCGGAACACGAACGCGACGGCCTCGACGTCTCCGAACACGGCGTCGACACCTACCCCGAGTTCGGGAAGCCAGACGTCGCCACCGACGGTGGCAGCACCGACGAGATCATTCGTACCGACGGCGGTAAACCGAACGACGGCGAGATCAAGATGGTCACCGCGATCGTCCGTCCCGACCGCCTCGGTGCGATCAAGCAGTCGCTGGCCGAAGCCGGCGCGCCGTCGCTGACCGTCACCAACGTCTCCGGTCGCGGCTCCCAGCCCGCGAAAAAGGGACAGTGGCGCGGCGAGGAGTACACGGTCGATCTCCACCAGAAGGTCAAAATCGAGTGCGTCGTCGCGGACATCCCGGCCCAGGAGGTCGTCGACGCGATCCGCGAGGGTGCCGAAACCGGCGAACCCGGCGACGGCAAGATCTTCGTCATGCCCGTCGAGGGCGCGACGCAGATCCGCACCGGCAAAACCGGTCCCGACGCCGTCTAA